A window of Phragmites australis chromosome 2, lpPhrAust1.1, whole genome shotgun sequence genomic DNA:
ccggaacttccttcagtggatcctcgggatacttgggtgcccaggggccactgCTCGTGGCCCCAGGCACACTTTCCCGGTACTTAGTTTTCCTAGTCATCGGgagactcgggtgctcggggatcaccaTATACCTCCCCAAATACTTTCTTCTCAGCACTTAGACTTCACAGATCATCGAgaaacttgggtactcggggaccactgactgcggttccgagcgccctctcccgagacttaatcttttttgtcTTGCGGAGGCGACCCTGTGGGATGGCGCCACATGACAgattgctggcctggtctcgAGATTCGGGGACTCtcagttcctgattcaccgacaccgaccttctcggttcggtccggtttcaaaaaccgaacggtaactgaaatttgaattaaaaaattcaaaaaaataaaaaaaaataaaaaattaaaaaaattcttaaaaaaaactagacaaaattctaaaaccttctgtgaattttttttcttcaaaaataatgtcgtttgcatcatattatattgggaggaagtttgaaaaaaattgaagcatgcagctcagttattaactcatgttaaggaaaagtgtaacatgcaaacacatatttttcttgtgtaaagcgtattttaagagaatctttaaaattgatttcactttatttagagttttattaaattctctatgatttttacaaagttcgcaagtataaagtgaatatgttaagaaacagcatgtaattaactttttcatgtctactattatttttcctacataaatcatagtataactaagctaatgaaagtggtttcactaatttttgaggtgtgatgggtcagttatgaattaatctagtcgcaacatatttacacaatcatgcatattataataactaattcatgagttcatgtatttttaaaagacatatgatcatgtaagaagactaacaaaattagtttcataatttttggattagcaaagagtaaactattcatttaacttggtttaacaaatacaatttctcacagaaaattttgaattttttatgagtataaatacttttatcatgtagatcatgtcacaagaaaaccaacaaaatttgtttcacttgatttgaagctcagatgaattagttattgattttagaagattgagataatttttgggttctttgttgaacttcactgaaaatcgagaaaaccgttcgataaatcgagaaaaccgagtgcttaccgagaaaaccgagcggttaccgacaatacggaaaattcaagaaaaccgatcgataaatcgcaaaaaccgctcagtaaccggtccaaaccgaccggatACTGAACggctaaaatcacgattttttttccaaatttcaaattttaccaaatgaattttctccaaatttattgattttttgaccagtaaccgcggttatcgcgaattttcggttaccgtcGGAGCTCgataaccgagctccggtcggtaaattTAACCCTGCCTGTAGCACGAAGTTTATAGTGGCTGCAAACCAAATGTGGATTTATTTGTAGTCATGTGATAGGACACATTTGTTGGTGTGTAAGTGCATGATGGTATGTGCATGTCTGTGGGCCCTCTTGTAATAATTGATGGGTCTGAACATTTTTAGAGAGTTAAATCATGATTATCCTTTACACCGccaaattttttcagattttttttaaattttttataattatttcgataatgttttgaattttaaagtaATGAAATGAATTATTTGTCGTCTTCTAATAGAAGATAATAGCTTAgttatccaattttttttaaaaaatacctaatttataattttttattttcaaatatctctatctctaccTCTATCTACCACTTAAAACGTTTGCAATGCATCCTTTCGTCTGCCCCAGTCGGACGATCGTCCGCTCCTCCCCCGTCCGATCAGTCCCGCGCACCCGTGCTCCTCATCGCCCGTCCAACAGCTCCCGCCCGGCAATCACGCTACACCCTTCCCCACCACGCCCGTCGCGTCTCCTCATCGCGCGTCCAACAGATCCTGCCCGGCAATCACGCGCCACCCTTCCCCACCACGCCCGTCGCACCTCCTCATCGCCCGTCCACCGCCGCCACTCTGCGCGCCctccccccacgcttgtcgCGCCGCCGCTCCCATCCCACCTCGACGCCGCACCGCTCCAAGCTAGCTGTCGTGGCCGCCCGTCGTCTGCCGCGATCGAGCGTCGATGCTACGCCCCTCCTTCGCGGCATCGTTCCGACGCCCCTCCTTCGCGGCGGCGACCTCCCCCTCTTGTCTCATGTGAGCGATTCTCCGAGGGACATGTTCACCGGACTCTCTCCGCCCGAAGCTATTCGTGTCGCCGTCAGGTCTCCACGCCGCCCCACATCGCCGGACTCAACTCCGCCCGAAGCAGCCGAACCAGCCGGGATCCCTCGCTTTCGCCACCGCTTCCTATTTCCTCCCCTAAGCTGCTGCTAGGATGTTGTCCCTGAATCGCATCTCATTCCCGCAGCCGTCGCCATCTCGCCTCTCACCTGCCCACAGGCCGGGTGGCGTCCTGACCAGGTGCAGCAACGCCGTCGCCTCGCCCAGAAGATCTTCGGCGCCATCAAGCTCCAGCTCAGGAGGTTCCTCCTAATAGCGGTGAGCTATTCTTACTTTCAGGACCAGGATGCAAGCTAAAGGAGGGATCTCCATCTCGACTTCACGCAGTGGCCACAGGCCACAGCACTTCAACTTGCAATTCAAACTGCACAAGGATTTCAGATGCCCTCCTTCCATTTCTTCTCTGATTGTCAGATGCTTGTCAACGCTGTAAAAGCTGCCGATCCAATTGACAGCCCTGGACATTcgagaaaataattttgtgtgCCCTCATGAAGGTTGTGGAAAGGTAATCACCATAATCTGTCCATTGTGTAATTCATTTCGTGATTTGAgcacagtttttttttcatgtatgaATGATTCTACATGTTTTCTCATTTCTTACGTATACTGTGAATGCTCACAGCCTGTTTGATTAATTGCTCAGGAGAATTTACATTTGTCAGTACCATTCCTATATATTGGCCAAATACAAATGGAATTATTTCGCGTTACAAAATCTACATCTCTAGAAAATACATACATCTAAACAAGCCACCTGAGATTGATGCTTCCTGACATACCGATCACCCAAATGTCCAGGTGAGTTCGCACTTTCATTTTTTATGCTTTTAGCTTTTGAGGCAAACTGAACATTCTGATCGAATCATATTCTTTACGCTCATGCCTAGGTATTGACttcatttaaaaaaacaacAGTTACGACTTTGCGTTTCCGTATTCATGTGAGATTGACATTTAAACAAAAACCGTGTTGACTATTGGTATCTAAGTACGTAGTGCATCTACGTGCAGGAGCCTCCCTGAAAACCTTTGAGAATTGCTGATAACTATGCAAGCTAAAGAGCTGCCCCCTTTTGTTCACTACGAAGATGAGGACATCTTCCTGACATTTGAGGAGTCAAGACTCAAGAGCAATGATCGATAACACCATCATCCAAGAGCTATACGTATTTGCAGTTCTCTTTGAGTCTTTGATTCAGTCGTTCAACAGCTTGGTTAACTGCATGGGTTGTAGGCAAAGAGAAGACTGAATTTTGGCTTCTACGATGGGTTAACTGAACATGCATGTCCTGGAAGCAAGTGCAATCCTGCACTGGCattatatatgcatataattctGAGTCAAGCTCAGTCTTAGCAGAACAgataattagttttttatttactttGGCGTATATGGAAGAGTAGACATGACTATCTGTTCAAAATTATATACATAGTTCTTACTCAAGTTCAGTCTCAGCAGGACAAAGCATTCATTTTTCATTTACTGATTGTGGTTTATATGGAAGGCTAGAGATGACTATTTGTTCAAAAATAAAGAGCAAATGTTGTTTATGAAGCTAAAGCCTCTCATGGTAGAATTTTTCGTTATGCACGATTAATATTTCTCCTCTTTTATTCAATTCATAAGGAGCTTAAAGCTCTGCTATCATGTTTAAATTGAGGGAAGAGACCAGAACTACCATCCAAGAGCGGGACAAACTACGGAAAGAGATGGTAAAATTTGAACTGCACATTCGTGTACACCATAACTCAAGCTTGAAAGAACAACTCAGCTCTCCGTGTTGTTCCTTTGACTTTGGCATGGGGCTGCCATGTTTTGCTTTCATCTGTCCATTTAAGTCAAGTGACAGCCACCTGATGCAAAATTTTGTCGAATACATCCAGGTCATTAGTACTGTCTGCACATGGTCTTCCAGCTTGCCATAGCCAAACAGTCCCTACCAGTGTTGGGCCGTTGGCCAATTCCCATCTAGAGGAAAGCACCTTTTATTCTAACTTTTTAACAATAACCAAAACCTGTAGAGTTCTGTTGCTGACATCCAATAAATTGGCATTGTGGTTAGAATTCACAACCCCAAATAAATGGCTACTTGACAAGTTGGCATCATGTTTTATGTTCAATGGTGACTGCTAACATCTGAGCCAAATAGAAATCTATGAACTGCGAAGTTGATTGGCACCCAAATGTTAATGTATAGTTTGTGCTTGTAGTTAGGTAAATTGACGTGCCTAATACAGAACAAAGCTCTGCTatcatatttgaatttattaTCACGAGTCTCAACTATGAGTACATAATTTCACAGTACCTCACATATAATCTTGCCATATGCTTGATGTCATCTTGTGCAATTTTTGtttccgttgcaacgcacgagcACTCAActagtaaaaataaaaaggtcCCAAGTTACCACTTACCAGTTACCACCAATCCACCATCGATCCCCGTCCCCGACCCTAATTTTTCAAACGCGCGAAGTTGCGTATGGGCCACCTGTAAGCCCCCACCCACCTCACGGGCCGGCTCCACCcgtctctcctcctcctcgccccccTCTACTTGTATCCAGCGCCCGCCAAGCCCCGCGGCCGCAGCGCAGCACAAACGCAAACCGGCCACCGCCCCCGCTCGCCGCCCCATCTCCTCTCCGATCCAACCCCGCAGCAAAAACCCTAGAACCCGAGCCCCAAGCGACCCCCTTCCTCCTCGTCGAAGCCTTCACCTGCGTGgtcgtgcggcggcggcgggagttCCACCGGGCCGTGGAGGAggcgccgcggcgcgcgcgaTTTCGCCCAGATCCGAGCCAGGCGAGCTTTATCGGGGGGCCTCGTGTTGCAATTCCGCGGGTGGGTGATCTCTGGTGAGATGGTTTGGGTGGTGGCGTGAGGTCGATTTCTGCTGTGGTTTTTCGCGCGGTTTTGTGGTGGGGAATTTGCGGGTTTCGCGTTGTTTCTTGGACGAGGGAGGAGGTCAGGCCGGAGTCGTCGAAGCCCTCGGTGGGTAGCGGTGGCTGGCGGCGGAAGCCTCTTCGCCGCTCGCGAGGCCGCACTACGCCTGGATCGCGTCCGCCTGCGGGGGCGCTACTGCGCAGTCCGGATTGGCCACGCTCCAGCACGCGGGTGCCTAGTTCGGCCTCCACCTCCTGCCGAAACCGACGTGCCGCCATCGTAGGTGCCACTATGCTCACCCCTCCCGCAGAGGCTTTACCATCGCACTTCACGCATCCCTGGCATACAAGAGAGCACCTTCGATTGTGACCCGTCGTTGCCACGCTGGGTAAATTAAGAGACGGTTTGCTGGGTTTGGTGGATTTTGTGGTGACTTGGCCATGACATATAAAGTTTGTGCGAACAAATTGAAACTCCCTTGTTTCTTTGGAGTTATTCTTTTGGCACCGGCTTTGTAAAGCATGGATTTTCCCAATAAAACCCTCGTCACTTTTGATGCTTAAATGATTTGGGAGGCTGCTTTGGATAGTTTCTTATCATTTCTAAGTTGATAGCTTGCTTTAATCTGATTAGTAATTGGGTTGCAGAATGaccatttctttttttaaaaaaaaaatcagtcctTTTCACTGCATCTTAGCTTAGACGAAGTATGCATGTGAGACTTTTGAAGGTTGGAGGGAATTCCGCAACTTTTTGTGTAATTTGTTGCTCAACGTGTACATCAGTTTGTATATATGTTCTTTTGACTTTTGCCTCATCGATCTTTCATTTTTGTTGCTTGCAGCAATATTTGTTGAGTCTGAAGTCAAGGACTGTTTTGATGGGTCCAGCTAAAGGTTCTCGAATGATTAACAAGACTATAATAAAAGGATATGAGGATCAACAGCAGCACGAGGATCCACCTAGTTCAAGCAAGGCTAAACAAAAAGTAAGCATGCTTATTTGGAAGCTGTATGGATATTTATGATACACAGGTCGTAGATAGTGACCGGTAATTGTAGCACCATATCCTCTAAAATAGCATTCCACTCTGCGGTAATGCATTATTTAGTTGCTTTCTCTCCTTCATCAAAATGTTTTGATTTTGCAGAAGAGGAAAATTTCGGACTTAGATCCCAAATGGAGCAAGGATGAGCTTACACACTTTTATGAAGCTTATCGTCAACACGGGAAAGACTGGAAAAAGGTTTCAATTGTTCATTTCCCTTTAACCATCCGTTGGGGCATAATGAGAGTTAATTGTTGGCTGTGTGAATGCTGATTGGTGAATATGCATACACAGATCAGCTTAGTGGTGGGCGGTAAATCATCAGACATGGTGCAATCTCTATACAGTATGCATCGGGTGAGTCTGTACTCTGTAGTCTATTGTTAATGTATTCTAGCTCTTTGCAAAGTGCACCATCTCTGCATCCTCCACCGTTTACTGGGCTTGTCAAACTGAAGACAATATTTTGCTGATCATATAGGACGGCACATCTTGTTGCAAAAATAGTACTTATTTGGAGGTTCACGTTTCGATGCATATTTTCATGTTGCACTCTATGATCTTTGTAGATTGACATGTTTATTTCTTTTGGTAGACTTTCTTGTCTCTTCCTGAACATCAAGCCACTGCCATGGGATTCATTGCATTGGTGACTGGCCATCACAATGTTTCAGTAAGCTTATGTTGGATTTACTTGTGTTACTTGTTTGAATTACTATCTTTTGATGTGTCAAATGTCCGgcaatttctttcttttgttatttcatcAAGTGAACATTTTGTACCATATGAAGGTACCATGCTAAGCTCATTGTAATGAAGATGAGCACACCTGATCATCTGGTTCTTTTTAGTTCAGTCATAATGTTGCATAACAATTTTTTTGCCACatgacaattttatgaatcttttttttaacaaaaaaattatgaatcaAGAATAGCTATATACTCCCTCCACTTCAAAATATAAGGCGTGGCTTGGTGCGGTCACCAAAGCTAAGTTTTGACTGTTTTTTTAGTATATTGGCATTTCTGTATCACAAAATATAAATAGTGTTAGATTAATTGTCAGTCAAAAATCACGAAGTTGAAATCTTAAAATTTGTATTTGCTTTATAAATAGAAAGGAATGGAGTACTCTGTACTTCTGTAGTGATGATGGTTTTTCTAACATTGAATAACATCCATTTGAGAGTAGCTTGAGACATTTCACTATAGTTGGTACTTCTTAGGCTCTGAAGCGCGATTCATACAAATTGGTGAATACCCACCAGACATGATGAAAAGGAAATACAATGTGGGATAGACAAGTTGAAAAAATTAATTGTGAAGGTGATAAATCTTGATAGGGAGTTTAACCTAGTTTCTTATTTTTTGACTAGCATAAAGCCTAATTAGCTGTCAATTCTCACTGGCCTTTACATTAACATGGCATGCGCGCAATTAAAATTTTCCAGTCATGAATGCTAATATATTAAAGTATTGAGTTTAACCTCATGAAAATTATACAAGTATAATTCTATAATATCATAATATTCAAATATTGTAATCTTTTGCTATCATATTCATGGCCACAATTAAATCTTGGAGTCTGAATATTTGCGTCATCGGTAGTATATTACATTTTGAGTGGCGGCATCTGCATAGAAAGTAAAAGGCCAATGAATTGTAATTTTGAAATGCACCTAAATCTGGCTCACTTTGAAGCCATAATTATGAACTTTGTCAGTTCTAGCTTAGCACAGGACTTTGTTCTCCTTGGTTTGAATTGTTTAGGCTAATCTATTCACTGCAAAACATAATGTATCTGAatcatttttttcataaaattttATTGAGTGACTTGTGATGCTTAAAATGGTAGGATGAATCCGCAAATCATAGAGTAGGTGATCAAATGGTTAGAGCATCTGGAAAGGCACGGAAACATGGAGAAGTTACACAACAGAAAGCAAATGAAGGGTCTCACCCACACAACTCCTGTCATGAAGGGACAATTTCTGGATTTTCATCTTCCTTCAAAAAAAGATACTACGGAGGCAAGTATTGCAAGGAAAATATGTTTTTGCCTTTTTCCCTTAATAATCTTTCAGTCTCTCTCATAAGGAAATTGCCAACTAAGAATGTTGAGTAGTTAACGAAAGGTTGAGAAGAGTTTTCATTGGATAATATTTTTAACTAAGAAGTTTAAACAACTTTATTGTTTCTCCAGAACTGGTCAGGAACAGCCGAAGTCGTGCTGTTGGGAAGCGTACTTCTCGCATACCAGTTATTGTTCCTACAGACAGGAACACTACTGATGATGCCACACAAGAAACTGAAAACGTCATCAATTCTACCAAGAGAAAATATGAAGAGATCAATAATGATTGCACTAACTTTCTGAAGAATGAGTGCTCTCCAGACGGAAGTTCTGGAATCACGGAAGCAAATAAAGCTGATCAAGGTCAGATTTTCTTGGATACCAAAGTAACTGGAGACACTGCGATATGTCAGTCTCAGCAACGTTTGAAAACGATAAGAATTCAGCTTCAGAAAACTATGGATGAAGGTCAAACCGGTAAAGTTGAGCATGAAACAATGATGGCGGCTAAAAAAGGGAATAAACTTGTTGATTCACTCAACCAACATCAGATACTTAGCGACTTTATTTCTGAAGGTATTTTTCACAATGTTTTTCATCCTTTCATTGTCATTGGCAGCAAACTCGTTGCTGTCCAGTGTCCAGACTTTATTATTCACCTAGCTTTCAGTTCCATTTTATGTTTATGACACTTTTATACTCTTCTATTGTCATGGTATATCATTTATCCATCAGATATACTTAACCACTTTCTGCAGAGCAGATTTCCAGGCCATATTGGGAAACTTGAACCTATGCGCACACCCCATCTGCCCTTTAGCTGGGGCCTGGGCATCGGGCACAAGGCTTTTCTAGCTTCTAAGATCCCTAAAGATAGGGCTTAAAGGCCACTCTAAGCTTATGGAAGCCCTTTGCTCAAAATTAATATATCTTAAGCATGCCCTTAGTTAGCATCTTCAATTTGTTCATGTAAGTTCTAAGTAATGTATGATAGCTTTCCTAAGATTGCATTGTCAGTTTGGCATACTTATTTATGTGACTCAGTGACTGTTCATTTTGTAAGATGGAGATTGGAAACTCAGATCCTTAGGTTCCATTAACTGTGGAAACTAAAAGAAATCGTAAACAGCCCACACTACACTTGAGAAAGGATCAAAGGAAAATAGAGTTCTGGCACCAAAGCATCACATAGCAACTAAGCCGTCAACAAAAGACAACCTGAGCGGAAACACCTCCACAATATTTGATTGAACTCTATCAAGTTCATTTCTTGTCATAGGATTTCAGCAGTATGATTGTTGAAAGGCTTCAACTACTTATTTATTTGGCCTTATGTTAATCCTCACCGGTAATACTTGGTACTGCTAAGACTAATAAGCAGTGTAAAATGTTTTACTACTGTTTTTTAGGTGAAAATATTTGACTACTTTTATTCTGTTATGTTTGCAGAAGATATGTTGGTCTTAGATGTATTGCAGAGTATGGTGAATGCACCCTCTAAAATGTCAGAACTAAAGATTAACATTCCTTCAGGTTAGCTTCTATTACAACTCTTAGTTCGTCTTGTTTTTCACATTTTATGTTATCTCAGTCATGTTGCTCATTTCTTATGCTTCTGTTTATCTCATGTACTGATCCAGGTTCACTTGGAAAAACCAATTCTGCATTATCTCGCAGAAGTAAGGAAGGCCATTCTCCCATGGATCTATCTAAACAAGGGAAGCCTGGTAAATCCAGTGCTTCCAAGGCTAGGCAGAAAAGGCATAAGAAATTATTAGATGCAGaggtaagattttttttaatattgaaCTTGTTTTATGTGCTTCCAGATTCTAAATTCATACGGTCCCTTTCTGGGTCTAAATAAGTCCGTCTCAACTGTTTTCCTTGTcagtttatttattttatttattttttagtttggAGGAGTCGGGATGGGATAAATGAACTCTAGCAGTTTGGCTTTACCCCCTGTTTGgataggtttttttttcagCTGTTCCCTGAAAAAAGCCATAAGCTAACCAAACGGCTGGCTTCTGGTGGCTTTTTGCTAGCTGAGGAAGCGACTGTggctgaaatgaactaaaagctgagaagcagGTTCTAGCTGACTTTTCTAGCTTTTTGGTGtgttgagaagctaaaaaattattataaaaaccaacaactaaaatttaGCAGTCACAACCCTTCCTCAGCTAGCCAGAAGCTTCAAAGCCACAACCCatccaaacagacccttaatgTATTTATATTGTTTGGCACTCACTTCCATAGTTGTTTTATTTCTTCAACTATATGCCATCATCCCTGCATTGTTGGAACTTTAATATGTCAATTGCACCCCATTcagtttgtaaaattttagatGTGATGTTCATTGAAAGTCATTCCTTATTTGTTTCTGATGgttatacattttgatcaatATATTCCTAGTTGTCGGTGTCCACTGTTTACACATGTTTATCATTTGATGTCATCTTAAATATTGGTCATCATTGATGTGTTCTCCTGTGTTAAAATGTTAATCTCTTCAGATAGTCTTATGGtaggtctctttttttttcattcttttgCTTGGCAGGTGCCTGCTGAAGCACAAAACATTTCTGTTAATAATTCAGTTCTGCCAGAAGCACATAGGGTTGGCATCACTGAGGTTTCCTCCTTGTGTTCTGACTCTGGAAGAGGGGAGCCAGAATTATCTGCAGATATTTCTGCTAAAGTGTACCCCAATGCACCAGCAGAAATCAAGCCTGAAATTAGAATATCAAGAAGGAcaaaaagaaaatccaaaatGCATTGCAAAACAAAGTATGTGTCATGCAATGAAGGTTCGGATAATTTACAGGTACTCTATGCCATCATATATCAATATTGCAAGTTGAGATATGCCCTAGGCTTAGACTTCTGTCCTAACTCTTGACTATGGTCAGACAAAGGAATTGCTGCACTGTTTGTCATCTGAATCGCTTCGTAGATGGTGTACGTATGAGTGGTTCTACAGCGCAGTTGATTATCCATGGTTTTCAAATAATGAGTTTGTTCACTACTTAAATCATGCAAATTTAAGTCATGTGTCAAGGCTGGCTAGATCTGAGTGGAGCACAATTCGAAGGTATTAGTTAGAAAACCTTGGAATCtgtagcattttttttattctcaatTTTGTCGATATTTTGTTTGTTTGCACTATacactgaattttttttcctgcaGTTCTCTTGGCAAACCCCGGCGATTTTCTGATCATTTTCTGGCtgtggaaaaagaaaaacttgaggACTATCGGGAGAAAGTTAGAAAAATCTATGCTCAACTAAgtgatggttcgcgggattctctACCAGCAGACCTAGCTAGGCCATTTTCAATTGGTCAGCAGGTCATCGTTTGCCACCCAAGTTCTAGAGAACTTTGTGATGGCAAAGTGGTGATGATGGGGCGGGATTTTTACAAGGTCCATTTTGGCAACCCTGACCTTGGTGTTGATCTTGTAAAGGTATATTGTTATTTTAGCTGCTTTCATCATTTCTCAATATGCTTTTTTACATAATGCAGGTAATAAGGCCTTTTCTCATATTAGGCATTCAATCATCAGTTTTCACTTCTGGCAGTAGAATCAATttctcaattcatcaagcataaaTCTAGTTTTTATTTCTAAGCTTATTCATGCAGAAATGTGGTGGCAAGCTTTTTTTTGTCCTTTACCAAACAAAAATCTGTTCAATAGCAGATTGTCAGCCTTTGTAGTCCTTGTGTCCAGCTATAATGTTGATATGGTAAAAATGACTATAACTACATACCAATTGCTCTTCTGCGACTTGGCATGCAATCATCCATGCATTTTTGCTGTATGATGCATTTTAGTAGTTATATACTTATCCATGCCGTGGAAATGAAAATCATGACCTTTGGATCATATTTTCCTTTAACTTTGAGAACATATGTTAACTACTCACAGTCTTTCGCGTTCATGTGGTTGAGAATCTCAATCTAATGGTCTGATGCTATATATTATATCAAGAGACATAACTGAACTTATTTGTTTCTCAGGACACTGATTGTATGCCCGTTAATTGGTTGTATAATCGTCCTGACAACATAAGGAGCTATCTTTCAAGTAATGCGCACAGCATACTGGACGTGGAGCGTATTCCTGGGCTTGCATCCAGTGATAATTGGGACCAAACTGTAAATGGAGTTACTGTACCTACGCCCAAAAGGCTGTGGTTAACATCAGATAAACAGCTTAAGGTTCTCTCCAGAGTAAGGCTCAACTTATCTTGTTTACACAGGTTGAAGTAACCATGTATTCACATAATACTACTCATGATAGTTTCTCAGGGCTAATTTTTTGGTTGATGCTTCACTCACAGGTTGAGTCTGCAGTAAACGGTGAAAGGCCAGCATACAAGAGTACATCTGATGGTACTGTAAAATCTAGAGGTCGCGCAGACAACATTGTTGGTCACAATGATGAGCTAGAGTCATATATATCTGCATTTGTCCAAAGATCGCTATCACAAGCCAGGCAGATGGTTAACGAAGCCATGCAGGTAGGTTACAACCTAGCTTGCAATTACCGAACTCTGTGCaacaatattttcataatttcaCTCGATATGTTGTTGATGTG
This region includes:
- the LOC133898532 gene encoding protein ALWAYS EARLY 3-like isoform X2, with product MGPAKGSRMINKTIIKGYEDQQQHEDPPSSSKAKQKKRKISDLDPKWSKDELTHFYEAYRQHGKDWKKISLVVGGKSSDMVQSLYSMHRTFLSLPEHQATAMGFIALVTGHHNVSDESANHRVGDQMVRASGKARKHGEVTQQKANEGSHPHNSCHEGTISGFSSSFKKRYYGELVRNSRSRAVGKRTSRIPVIVPTDRNTTDDATQETENVINSTKRKYEEINNDCTNFLKNECSPDGSSGITEANKADQGQIFLDTKVTGDTAICQSQQRLKTIRIQLQKTMDEGQTGKVEHETMMAAKKGNKLVDSLNQHQILSDFISEEDMLVLDVLQSMVNAPSKMSELKINIPSGSLGKTNSALSRRSKEGHSPMDLSKQGKPGKSSASKARQKRHKKLLDAEVPAEAQNISVNNSVLPEAHRVGITEVSSLCSDSGRGEPELSADISAKVYPNAPAEIKPEIRISRRTKRKSKMHCKTKYVSCNEGSDNLQTKELLHCLSSESLRRWCTYEWFYSAVDYPWFSNNEFVHYLNHANLSHVSRLARSEWSTIRSSLGKPRRFSDHFLAVEKEKLEDYREKVRKIYAQLSDGSRDSLPADLARPFSIGQQVIVCHPSSRELCDGKVVMMGRDFYKVHFGNPDLGVDLVKDTDCMPVNWLYNRPDNIRSYLSSNAHSILDVERIPGLASSDNWDQTVNGVTVPTPKRLWLTSDKQLKVESAVNGERPAYKSTSDGTVKSRGRADNIVGHNDELESYISAFVQRSLSQARQMVNEAMQANSEGSDDKEVGTSNQATDYIGPESEADVGDAQLPSNLISNCIATVLSIKRLSDSRHPPANIAGVLERASSMLHPSCPENLAIYKDIESYLSVIANQILALVPTTLGNGPALSYL
- the LOC133898532 gene encoding protein ALWAYS EARLY 3-like isoform X1, whose amino-acid sequence is MGPAKGSRMINKTIIKGYEDQQQHEDPPSSSKAKQKKRKISDLDPKWSKDELTHFYEAYRQHGKDWKKISLVVGGKSSDMVQSLYSMHRTFLSLPEHQATAMGFIALVTGHHNVSDESANHRVGDQMVRASGKARKHGEVTQQKANEGSHPHNSCHEGTISGFSSSFKKRYYGELVRNSRSRAVGKRTSRIPVIVPTDRNTTDDATQETENVINSTKRKYEEINNDCTNFLKNECSPDGSSGITEANKADQGQIFLDTKVTGDTAICQSQQRLKTIRIQLQKTMDEGQTGKVEHETMMAAKKGNKLVDSLNQHQILSDFISEEDMLVLDVLQSMVNAPSKMSELKINIPSGSLGKTNSALSRRSKEGHSPMDLSKQGKPGKSSASKARQKRHKKLLDAEVPAEAQNISVNNSVLPEAHRVGITEVSSLCSDSGRGEPELSADISAKVYPNAPAEIKPEIRISRRTKRKSKMHCKTKYVSCNEGSDNLQTKELLHCLSSESLRRWCTYEWFYSAVDYPWFSNNEFVHYLNHANLSHVSRLARSEWSTIRSSLGKPRRFSDHFLAVEKEKLEDYREKVRKIYAQLSDGSRDSLPADLARPFSIGQQVIVCHPSSRELCDGKVVMMGRDFYKVHFGNPDLGVDLVKDTDCMPVNWLYNRPDNIRSYLSSNAHSILDVERIPGLASSDNWDQTVNGVTVPTPKRLWLTSDKQLKVLSRVESAVNGERPAYKSTSDGTVKSRGRADNIVGHNDELESYISAFVQRSLSQARQMVNEAMQANSEGSDDKEVGTSNQATDYIGPESEADVGDAQLPSNLISNCIATVLSIKRLSDSRHPPANIAGVLERASSMLHPSCPENLAIYKDIESYLSVIANQILALVPTTLGNGPALSYL